The following are encoded in a window of Ferribacterium limneticum genomic DNA:
- a CDS encoding phage tail protein, whose protein sequence is MAQFTVNAQRFDPYKNFKFRVKWDGRYVAGISKVSSLKRTTEVVEHREGGSPSTGHKSPGRTKFEAITLERGVTHDTNFEQWANKVWNLGSGLGSEVSLKDFRKDLIIEVYNEAGQLALAYKVFRCWVSEYQALPDLDANANAVAIQHIKLENEGWERDYEVAEPAEPSFVEPG, encoded by the coding sequence ATGGCCCAGTTCACCGTCAATGCCCAACGCTTCGATCCGTACAAGAACTTCAAATTCCGCGTCAAATGGGATGGCCGCTACGTCGCCGGGATCAGCAAGGTTTCGTCGCTCAAGCGGACGACCGAAGTGGTCGAGCACCGCGAAGGCGGCAGCCCGTCCACCGGTCACAAGTCGCCCGGGCGTACCAAGTTCGAGGCGATCACGCTGGAGCGCGGCGTCACCCACGACACCAACTTCGAGCAATGGGCCAACAAGGTCTGGAACCTCGGCTCCGGTCTGGGCAGCGAAGTCTCTCTCAAGGACTTCCGCAAGGACCTGATCATCGAGGTCTACAACGAGGCCGGGCAACTGGCGCTGGCCTACAAGGTTTTCCGCTGCTGGGTCTCGGAATACCAGGCGCTGCCGGACCTCGACGCCAATGCCAACGCCGTGGCGATTCAACACATCAAGCTCGAAAACGAAGGCTGGGAACGCGACTACGAAGTCGCCGAACCGGCTGAGCCGAGCTTTGTCGAGCCGGGTTAA
- a CDS encoding phage tail sheath C-terminal domain-containing protein yields MPVQLASPGVYIQEVSSGVRTIAGVATSVAAFLGAASRGPINKATRIFSFADFERAFGGLSADSEMSYGVRQFFINGGTDAWIVRIVKNAAPASRPLLNATPITVLTVTALDAGESGNSIQVRVDYATANPDSTFNIAFIRSSDGRAEQYPNVSMNSADARYLPDLVNGVSQLVKISRDVPQLTLNGLAAGTSTSGTLADVQTLLDPTHTDFRVVVNGLPPVTVSITLPADIAGGTANARLTTLAGAIQAKVQAQAGGKAALSGFTCARSGSSLLMTSGTGGEFSSVRVLPGSSNNAAGVLKLGVANGGVEVDAVASLRPVPLPDPATLTSGAFAATDLDTLPDATHTSLRISLDGYGPDVVDLGSVAAAGANLAAKLGDMASRLQAAVRALKPGNPAYANFTATATATTLVLASGSRGAGSAIAVSAAPANDLAAGLHLLAGATLAAPPTDAFLGGGSETPYGPADIYPAFIGSRANREGLYALEDADLFNILVMPGVTDPGVLADAASYCEERRAFFIVDAPPSATGVATMVTAASGTELPKSDHAAVYFPWTYVADPLKNGKPRLTPPGGTMAGLYARTDGNRGVWKAPAGTDANLAGVQAMAVPMTDGENGSLNPLGVNCLRTFPVYGAVSWGARTLRGADQMASEYKYVPIRRLALYIEESLYRGTQWVVFEPNDEPLWAQIRLNIGAFMNGLFRQGAFQGSSPREAYLVKCDRETTTQDDINRGVVNILVGFAPLKPAEFVVISIQQLAGQIQV; encoded by the coding sequence ATGCCCGTACAGCTTGCTTCCCCCGGGGTTTACATCCAGGAAGTTTCCAGCGGAGTCCGCACCATTGCCGGCGTCGCCACCTCGGTCGCCGCCTTCCTCGGCGCCGCGTCCCGGGGGCCGATCAACAAGGCCACCCGAATTTTCAGCTTTGCCGATTTCGAGCGCGCTTTCGGCGGCCTCTCGGCCGATTCCGAGATGAGCTACGGAGTACGCCAGTTCTTCATCAACGGCGGTACCGATGCCTGGATCGTCCGCATCGTCAAGAACGCCGCGCCAGCCAGCCGCCCCTTGCTCAATGCCACGCCGATCACGGTATTGACCGTCACGGCGCTCGACGCCGGCGAATCGGGCAACAGCATTCAGGTCCGCGTCGATTACGCGACGGCCAACCCGGACAGCACTTTCAACATTGCTTTCATCCGCAGCAGCGACGGCCGCGCCGAGCAGTACCCGAATGTCTCGATGAACTCGGCCGACGCCCGCTACCTGCCCGATCTGGTCAATGGCGTGTCGCAGCTGGTTAAGATCAGCCGCGACGTGCCCCAATTAACCCTCAACGGCCTGGCTGCCGGCACCTCGACGAGCGGCACGCTGGCCGACGTGCAGACCCTGCTCGACCCCACTCACACCGATTTCCGCGTCGTGGTCAACGGCCTGCCGCCGGTCACCGTCAGCATCACGCTGCCGGCCGACATTGCCGGCGGCACCGCAAACGCCCGCCTCACCACGCTGGCCGGCGCCATTCAAGCCAAGGTACAAGCCCAGGCCGGCGGCAAGGCGGCGCTCTCAGGATTTACCTGCGCCCGCAGCGGCAGCTCGCTGCTCATGACCTCGGGTACCGGTGGCGAATTCTCCTCCGTCCGCGTCCTGCCCGGCAGCAGCAACAACGCCGCCGGTGTGCTCAAGCTCGGCGTCGCCAATGGTGGCGTCGAAGTCGATGCCGTCGCCAGCCTTCGCCCGGTGCCACTGCCCGACCCGGCAACACTGACCAGCGGCGCCTTCGCCGCCACCGATCTCGACACCCTGCCCGACGCCACCCACACCAGCCTGCGCATCAGCCTCGACGGTTACGGCCCGGACGTCGTCGATCTCGGCAGCGTTGCCGCGGCCGGCGCCAACCTCGCCGCCAAGCTCGGCGACATGGCCAGCCGGTTGCAGGCCGCCGTGCGCGCCCTGAAACCCGGCAATCCGGCCTACGCCAACTTCACCGCCACGGCAACCGCCACCACCCTCGTTCTCGCCAGCGGCTCGCGCGGTGCCGGTTCGGCCATTGCCGTCAGCGCCGCACCGGCCAACGACCTCGCCGCCGGCCTGCATCTGCTGGCCGGGGCCACGCTGGCCGCACCACCGACCGACGCCTTCCTCGGCGGCGGCAGCGAAACGCCTTACGGGCCGGCCGATATCTATCCGGCCTTCATCGGCAGCCGGGCCAATCGCGAAGGTTTGTATGCGCTCGAAGACGCCGATCTCTTCAACATCCTCGTCATGCCCGGCGTCACCGATCCCGGCGTGCTGGCCGATGCCGCCTCGTATTGTGAAGAGCGCCGCGCCTTTTTCATCGTCGACGCGCCGCCCTCCGCCACCGGCGTCGCCACCATGGTCACCGCGGCCTCCGGCACCGAGCTGCCGAAATCCGATCATGCCGCAGTCTATTTCCCCTGGACCTACGTCGCCGATCCGCTCAAGAACGGCAAGCCGCGCCTGACCCCGCCCGGTGGCACGATGGCCGGTCTCTATGCGCGTACCGACGGCAATCGCGGCGTCTGGAAGGCGCCAGCCGGCACCGATGCCAACCTGGCCGGCGTGCAGGCAATGGCCGTGCCGATGACAGATGGCGAAAACGGCAGCCTCAATCCGCTGGGCGTCAATTGCCTGCGCACCTTCCCGGTCTATGGCGCGGTGAGTTGGGGTGCCCGCACCCTGCGCGGCGCCGACCAGATGGCCTCCGAGTACAAGTACGTACCGATCCGCCGCCTGGCGCTCTATATCGAGGAGTCGCTCTATCGCGGCACGCAGTGGGTGGTTTTCGAGCCGAACGACGAACCGCTGTGGGCGCAGATCCGCCTCAACATCGGCGCCTTCATGAACGGCCTGTTCCGCCAGGGCGCCTTCCAGGGCAGCTCGCCGCGCGAGGCCTATCTCGTCAAGTGCGACCGCGAAACGACGACGCAGGACGACATCAATCGTGGCGTGGTGAACATCCTGGTCGGCTTCGCGCCGCTCAAACCGGCCGAATTCGTGGTCATCAGCATCCAGCAGCTGGCCGGACAAATTCAGGTCTGA